A single region of the Neodiprion pinetum isolate iyNeoPine1 chromosome 5, iyNeoPine1.2, whole genome shotgun sequence genome encodes:
- the LOC124219998 gene encoding facilitated trehalose transporter Tret1-like, producing the protein MKKLKPTPQIFAALAVQVFKLKRKQEWLRGTTNVNEEIEVVKKNVEFELKNAGTLKELFKVKGNRKALVILIGLMSASELSGIMAVSSYSTLILKEVGSGITPNVYVIITRFVQLVASIASVFLVDRVGKKPILIGTMILIALFLTGLYALAPN; encoded by the exons atgAAGAAGTTGAAGCCTACTCCCCAAATTTTCGCAGCTTTAGCAG TGcaagttttcaaattgaaacgTAAGCAAGAATGGTTGAGGGGCACAACGAACGTCAACGAGGAGATCGAGGTCGTCAAGAAGAACGTGGAGTTCGAGTTAAAGAACGCTGGAACATTGAAGGAGCTGTTTAAGGTCAAGGGGAATCGAAAG GCACTGGTCATCCTTATTGGTCTGATGTCAGCCTCGGAACTGTCTGGCATAATGGCAGTTAGCTCTTACAGTACCCTGATCCTCAAGGAAGTTGGATCCGGTATAACTCCAAACGTTTACGTCATTATAACTAGATTCGTGCAACTCGTCGCCTCCATTGCGTCTGTCTTTCTTGTTGACAGGGTTGGTAAAAAACCGATACTAATTGGTACCATGATACTCATCGCACTGTTCTTAACAGGTTTATACGCGTTAGCGCCGAACTAA
- the LOC124220713 gene encoding uncharacterized protein isoform X2, producing the protein MSHEWWTSDQEMSEKITKSNRQVRKERQPFMLSKDDTADTEKRIASTRNDLQSEGNIRNVVEPGETVIQALKTSMKTTNSGKDTDFKADRQTKQSNRRNLRRVSIANSTPRERRRQSLQKDPSLESHSHNIEELKYPRTRRLTIQSDPRNHHNSSETDVEGRNFRSDLLKSLSVATNEMNDRGTSISNVSSTSGMLGGIDRTGSVTYYDGQRFRTSFSPRNKPRTSIISTAGSGGRANKIPKRVSISNAHWTSSKESD; encoded by the exons ATGAGCCATGAATGGTGGACAAGCGATCAGGAGATGAGTGAAAAGATAACAAAATCGAATAGACAAGTTCGGAAGGAACGTCAACCATTTATGTTGTCAAAGGATGATACGGCTGACACAGAAAAGAGGATCGCTTCGACACGAAACGAC TTGCAATCCGAAGGGAATATTAGGAATGTCGTGGAACCTGGAGAAACTGTGATACAAGCTTTGAAGACTTCCATGAAGACTACGAATAGTGGCAAAGATACCGATTTCAAAG CTGATCGTCAAACGAAACAGTCTAATCGTAGAAATTTACGGCGGGTCTCTATTGCGAATTCCACACCCAGAGAAAGAAGACGACAGAGTCTACAAAAAGATCCCAGTTTGGAAAGCCATTCA CATAACATCGAAGAGTTGAAATACCCGAGGACACGAAGATTGACAATTCAGAGCGATCCGAGAAATCACCATAATTCTTCTGAGACCGACGTAGAAGGTAGAAATTTTCGTTCGGATCTACTGAAGTCTTTGAGCGTTGCTACCAATGAGATGAACGACCGAGGAACATCCATAAG TAACGTGTCCAGTACTTCTGGAATGTTGGGCGGAATTGATCGGACGGGATCAGTAACG TACTACGACGGCCAAAGATTTCGTACTTCATTCTCACCCAGAAATAAGCCCCGCACTAGTATTATCAGCACAGCTGGTTCTGGG GGCAGAGCTAACAAGATTCCCAAACGCGTGTCTATATCAAATGCTCACTGGACTTCGTCCAAAGAATCTGACTAG
- the LOC124220718 gene encoding facilitated trehalose transporter Tret1-like: MKKMALVPVIFAAITSTILDIVAGFHTGWSSPILSKLLEDTSVPVTQDQASLIVSCFSIAAVVGPISMMLTVDRWGRKVTMILVAVTFLIAGVMLTFPQNYWWYYIGRLTCGFATGNVVSVLPMYLAEIAEDRIRGGLSILITVMYNSGTVVAYSVGPWVSVSNLGAIGLVMPLVFLLLVPWMPETPYFYVMKGKPDLARRSLEFLRGTTDVAEEIERLKKSVEIDLQNTGTFKELLMDRANRKALLVILGILAAQQLSGISIILYYNTSIFNQVISNISSSTSVIITGVVQLIASLPVVYFADRIGRRPLVLGSMFFSVVFLAALSAYFHLQAIGNDVSTISWLPVTAMVGYLSAYAVGLGSMGLPILTELLPGNVKAYGIPVATTWSTIIGTVVSLVYPTVKIMYGNHTAFYSFTICVAVLIIPTFFYLPETKNKSLSEIQQMLRVRSTSEQKLEPVPTPECSRSNSIYCIAIGKN; the protein is encoded by the exons atgaagaaaatggCGCTGGTACCGGTGATTTTCGCGGCTATCACAA gTACGATACTTGATATTGTTGCCGGATTCCACACCGGATGGTCGTCGCCTATATTGTCCAAGCTTCTGGAAGACACTTCCGTCCCGGTGACGCAAGATCAGGCCTCCTTGATCGTTAGTTGCTTTTCGATAGCGGCGGTTGTAGGGCCAATCTCAATGATGCTAACGGTTGACAGATGGGGGAGAAAAGTTACGATGATACTTGTAGCGGTTACATTTTTGATCGCAGGCGTCATGCTCACCTTTCCTCAAAACTACTGGTGGTACTATATCGGAAG GCTTACTTGCGGATTCGCTACAGGAAATGTCGTATCGGTACTTCCCATGTACTTGGCAGAAATCGCAGAGGACAGAATACGCGGAGGCTTGAGTATCTTGATAACTGTTATGTATAACTCGGGAACTGTAGTAGCCTACAGTGTCGGACCTTGGGTTAGCGTGTCTAATCTCGGAGCGATTGGATTAGTCATGCCACTAGTGTTCCTTTTGCTCGTTCCGTGGATGCCGGAAACACCTTACTTTTACGTGATGAAAGGTAAGCCAGACCTCGCCAGGAGGAGTCTCGAATTTTTGAGAGGCACAACTGACGTCGCCGAGGAGATCGAGAGGCTGAAGAAAAGCGTGGAAATCGATCTCCAAAATACTGGGACGTTTAAAGAGCTCTTAATGGACAGAGCAAATCGTAAG gCTCTACTGGTTATCCTTGGAATTCTAGCAGCTCAACAGTTGTCCGGGATTTCAATTATCTTATATTACAATACCAGCATCTTCAATCAAGTCATTTCCAACATATCTTCCAGTACTTCCGTCATCATAACTGGAGTCGTTCAGCTGATCGCATCGCTTCCAGTGGTCTATTTTGCTGACAGAATAGGTAGAAGGCCTTTAGTCCTTGGATCGATGTTTTTCAGCGTAGTTTTTCTAGCAG CCCTGTCAGCTTACTTTCACTTGCAAGCAATTGGAAATGACGTCTCTACAATTTCGTGGCTACCGGTCACTGCAATGGTTGGCTACTTATCGGCCTACGCGGTAGGATTAGGCAGCATGGGCTTACCTATTCTCACCGAACTACTTCCGGGCAACGTCAAGGCCTACGGCATACCAGTTGCTACTACCTGGTCTACGATTATTGGAACCGTGGTTTCGCTAGTCTATCCGActgtaaaaattatgtatggtAACCATACTGCGTTCTACTCGTTCACGATCTGTGTTGCAGTTCTTATAATCCCCACATTCTTCTATCTACctgaaaccaaaaacaaatCATTGAGTGAAATCCAGCAGATGCTACGTGTGCGATCCACATCGGAACAGAAACTGGAACCAGTTCCTACACCCGAATGCAGTCGAAGTAATTCGATATATTGTATTGCGATCGGAAAGAACTGA
- the LOC124220713 gene encoding uncharacterized protein isoform X1: MGNRGSKAPGNQEFYCLRQQDIRVFAEISKSLEADLSHYGTEFYTLLFQNHPKYLKYFQQSSPHEFQEYYTLLRSKFSLTCSTVAALFLDYTHKPQPREHLLGYIAMVHRDMDLDQKDMENFMMDFMQMLTLQFPKQMTGECCLAYMRYTASLVSRINVLMKRHREIGRMSRGNNQAKKRCPTFGCCRLTNCTWSSFSQRHLIYGHTPEYWEAKRRHWIVQRTVWASTDAEGPSQKPQKDTTKKRNIVNSSVSSFSGDSSPSQFRCEGVKRCENF, encoded by the exons ATGGGCAATCGTGGGAGTAAAGCACCAGGGAATCAGGAATTTTACTGTTTGAGGCAACAAGACATCCGTGTTTTCGCCGAAATTAGTAAATCTCTCGAAGCTGATTTATCTCACTATGGAACTGAATTCTACACTtt GCTCTTCCAGAATCATCCCAAGTACTTGAAGTACTTTCAGCAAAGTAGCCCACACGAGTTTCAGGAGTACTATACGCTATTACGGTCGAAATTCAGCCTGACTTGTAGTACTGTCGCAGCGCTGTTTTTAGACTACACACACAAACCTCAACCCCGTGAGCACTTATTGGGATACATCGCAATGGTGCACAGGGATATGGATTTGGATCAGAAGGATATGGAA AACTTCATGATGGACTTCATGCAGATGTTGACCCTACAGTTTCCTAAGCAAATGACAGGCGAGTGTTGTTTGGCTTATATGAGATACACAGCATCTCTGGTATCACGTATAAATGTCCTTATGAAAAGGCATCGAGAGATTGGGAGGATGAGCAGAGGAAATAACCAAGCTAAAAAA AGATGTCCAACATTCGGATGCTGCCGCCTGACGAATTGCACGTGGTCATCTTTCAGCCAGCGCCATCTTATTTATGGCCATACTCCAGAATACTGGGAAGCAAAGAGGCGGCATTGGATCGTACAACGTACTGTATGGGCGTCGACAGATGCAGAGGGACCCTCTCAGAAGCCACAGAAAGATACaaccaaaaaaagaaacattgtCAACAGTTCTGTGAGCTCATTCAGCGGAGACAGCTCACCTAGTCAGTTCCGCTGTGAAGGCGTTAAAAGATGTGAAAATTTCTGA
- the LOC124220719 gene encoding facilitated trehalose transporter Tret1-like yields MLAPQIFAAVTSTVLEAITGFHIGWPSSTLPKLLEDTSVPVTQDQASLIVSMMGLGGMIGPICVALTVDKWGRKTSMILGAIISLIAGIMTTFARSYWWYYVARFASGLGMGFTSVVIPMYLGEIAQDTRRGGLSILMAVLSNSGTVLVYCVGPWISVSVLSAFGILMPLVFLLLVPWIPETPYFYTMKGKPELARKSLEFLRSTTDIGEEMEKIEKNVEFDLQHVGTLKTLLTDRGNRKALLLTLVIISAQQLSGITVIASYGTTILNEVDSDISSSTAIIITGVVQLVVSILVTFFADKIGRRPLLLGSMFFSMVFLTALAVYFHLQANGNDVSGISWLPATALVSFLCAFSAGLGGVTRSVISEIFSCNIKAYGTIITVIWTSVLFAVISQLYPNVVNNYGIHIAFYGFTICLAIFSIITFFYLPETNRKSFGEIQLMLHKRSESKQIMQPDPTPECTRSNSVYCIDIKN; encoded by the exons ATGCTTGCCCCGCAGATTTTCGCCGCCGTCACAa gTACTGTACTAGAGGCGATTACCGGATTCCATATCGGTTGGCCATCGTCGACGTTGCCTAAGCTATTGGAAGACACTTCTGTCCCAGTGACACAGGATCAGGCATCCCTGATTGTTAGCATGATGGGGTTGGGCGGGATGATAGGCCCAATTTGTGTAGCTCTGACGGTTGACAAATGGGGACGAAAGACTTCAATGATACTTGGAGCGATTATATCGTTAATCGCAGGTATCATGACCACCTTTGCTCGAAGCTATTGGTGGTACTATGTCGCTAG GTTTGCTAGCGGACTTGGGATGGGATTTACCTCTGTAGTGATTCCAATGTACCTCGGAGAAATTGCACAGGACACAAGACGCGGAGGCTTGAGTATCTTGATGGCGGTTTTGTCTAACTCGGGAACTGTATTAGTCTACTGTGTTGGACCTTGGATTAGCGTGTCTGTTCTCAGTGCGTTTGGAATACTAATGCCACTCGTGTTTCTCTTGCTCGTTCCGTGGATACCGGAAACACCTTACTTTTACACAATGAAAGGTAAGCCAGAACTCGCCAGGAAGAGTCTAGAATTTTTGAGGAGCACAACGGACATCGGTGAGGAGATggaaaaaatcgagaaaaacgTGGAATTTGATCTCCAACATGTCGGGACATTAAAGACGCTCTTAACGGATAGGGGAAATCGAAAG GCACTACTGCTCACCCTCGTAATCATCTCCGCTCAACAATTGTCCGGCATTACAGTCATCGCGTCTTACGGTACAACCATCTTGAACGAAGTTGACTCCGACATCTCTTCCAGCACTGCAATCATCATAACTGGTGTCGTCCAACTCGTCGTATCCATCCTGGTTACTTTTTTTGCCGACAAGATCGGCAGGAGACCTCTGCTACTTGGGTCTATGTTTTTCAGCATGGTATTTCTGACAG CCCTGGCAGTGTACTTTCACTTGCAAGCTAATGGAAACGATGTCTCCGGAATTTCGTGGCTACCGGCGACAGCACTAGTCAGTTTCTTATGTGCCTTCTCCGCAGGCTTGGGAGGCGTGACTAGGTCTGTTATCTCTGAAATATTCTCGTGTAACATCAAGGCCTACGGAACGATAATTACTGTCATATGGACCTCAGTTCTTTTCGCCGTAATTTCACAACTCTACCCGAACGTAGTGAACAATTATGGTATCCACATCGCATTTTACGGGTTCACGATATGCCTTGCAATTTTTAGTATCATCACGTTTTTCTACCTGCccgaaacgaatcgaaaatCATTTGGTGAAATTCAACTGATGCTGCACAAGCGATCCGAATCGAAACAGATAATGCAACCAGATCCTACACCCGAATGCACCCGAAGTAATTCGGTATATTGTATTGACATCAAGAATTGA
- the LOC124220717 gene encoding facilitated trehalose transporter Tret1-2 homolog — MYIGEIAEDKIRGGLGVLVIVMYNSGLVLVYSVGPWVSLLSLATIGIAIPAVSLATFVWIPESPYFYIMKNRPELARKSLQWLRGTTHVDEEIEVVKKNVEFDLQNAGTFKELLIDPGNGKGLLIVLFTCQQLSGILAVLSYSTIILNETGSGATSSISVIVIGLIQFVASFAPLFMADRIGRRPLLLGSMFFSIIFLITSLLFTATGFHFGWSSPTLPKLLEDTSIPVTQNQASLIISLLSFGSTVGPLLSIVTVDRWGRKTTMLLLSIPFIVSSILIAMAQNYWWYYVARVTCGLASGITWTIIPMYLGEIAEDRIRGGLGVTTSVMLNLGLLMAYTIGPWVSKPLLAALGTAIPVMFLLIFSRMPETPYFYMMKDKPNLARKSLEWLRGTTDVDQEVEVVRKNVEFDLQNSWALKELFTDKGNRKALLVVLGLMTAQELSGIAVITSYSTSILSEVGSGITSSVSVIIIGVIQLTVSVLVVFFTDRVGRRPLLFGSLFSIIVFLAALAVYFQLLANEDDVSVISWLPVTAMIGYVCSFTMGLGTIPTSIASEIFPCNVKAYASIIMNVYVFFIEGVILQLYPLLVNAYGIHVTLYIFAGCTTVSIIFTFFYVPETRMKSLGEIQLMLRKCSESNQTLQPVTTPVCSQNNSIYFISTNDVIK; from the exons ATGTATATAGGAGAAATTGCAGAGGACAAAATTCGCGGGGGTCTTGGTGTGCTGGTCATAGTTATGTACAACTCGGGGCTGGTGTTGGTCTACAGCGTTGGTCCATGGGTCAGCTTACTTTCACTCGCAACGATAGGAATAGCGATTCCAGCCGTATCCCTTGCTACCTTCGTCTGGATACCGGAATCCCCATATTTTTACATCATGAAAAATAGACCAGAACTCGCCAGGAAGAGTCTTCAATGGCTGAGGGGAACGACGCACGTCGACGAGGAGATCGAGGTTGTGAAGAAAAACGTAGAGTTCGATTTACAGAATGCGGGGACATTCAAGGAGTTGTTAATTGACCCAGGAAATGGAAAG GGGCTCCTTATTGTCCTCTTCACCTGTCAACAATTATCCGGTATACTCGCTGTCTTGTCGTACAGTACAATCATTCTCAACGAAACTGGATCCGGTGCAACTTCCAGCATTTCCGTCATCGTAATCGGACTCATTCAATTCGTTGCCTCGTTTGCGCCTTTGTTTATGGCCGACAGAATAGGCAGAAGACCATTACTGCTTGGATCCATGTTTTTCAGCATCATATTTCTAATAA CCTCACTGCTATTTACCGCGACTGGATTTCACTTCGGATGGTCATCGCCAACGTTGCCCAAATTACTGGAAGACACTTCTATCCCAGTGACACAGAACCAAGCCTCTTTGATCATTAGTCTCTTATCATTCGGAAGTACGGTTGGTCCGCTCCTCAGTATCGTTACCGTCGACAGATGGGGAAGGAAGACGACGATGTTGCTCCTGTCAATCCCATTCATTGTGTCGAGCATCCTCATCGCCATGGCTCAAAACTACTGGTGGTACTACGTGGCAAG GGTTACTTGCGGACTTGCAAGCGGGATTACTTGGACAATTATACCCATGTACCTTGGCGAAATCGCCGAGGATAGAATACGCGGAGGCCTTGGCGTGACGACGTCGGTTATGTTAAACCTGGGACTCTTGATGGCTTACACCATCGGTCCGTGGGTTAGCAAACCATTGCTCGCTGCTCTGGGTACAGCGATTCCCGTCATGTTCCTCTTAATATTCTCACGGATGCCAGAAACACCCTACTTTTACATGATGAAGGATAAGCCGAACCTCGCCAGAAAGAGTCTCGAATGGTTGAGGGGCACAACGGACGTTGACCAGGAGGTTGAGGTGGTGAGAAAGAATGTAGAATTTGATCTACAGAACTCGTGGGCACTGAAAGAGCTGTTCACGGACAAGGGAAATCGAAAG gCATTGCTTGTCGTCCTCGGACTGATGACAGCCCAAGAATTATCGGGCATTGCGGTTATCACGTCTTACAGTACCAGCATCCTCAGTGAAGTTGGATCCGGCATAACTTCCAGCGTTTCCGTCATCATAATTGGCGTCATTCAATTGACCGTCTCGGTACTGGTTGTATTTTTCACCGACAGGGTAGGGAGAAGACCCTTGCTGTTTGGGTCCCTTTTTTCCATCATTGTATTTCTCGCAG cCCTGGCAGTGTACTTTCAATTACTCGCCAACGAGGACGATGTCTCAGTAATTTCGTGGCTACCCGTGACGGCAATGATCGGCTACGTCTGCAGCTTCACGATGGGCTTGGGCACGATACCGACGTCCATAGCCTCCGAAATCTTCCCGTGTAACGTCAAGGCTTACGCCTCGATTATAATGAACGTATACGTCTTCTTCATCGAAGGCGTCATTTTACAATTGTATCCATTACTGGTGAATGCCTACGGTATTCACGTCACGTTGTACATTTTTGCGGGTTGCACGACTGTTTccataattttcacatttttctacGTACCTGAGACCAGAATGAAGTCATTGGGTGAAATTCAGCTGATGTTACGTAAGTGCTCCGAATCAAACCAAACGTTGCAACCAGTCACCACGCCCGTTTGCAGCCAAAATAactcaatatattttatctCCACTAACGACGTAATTAAGTAA